The Roseofilum reptotaenium CS-1145 genome has a window encoding:
- the ilvN gene encoding acetolactate synthase small subunit, producing MKHTLSVLVEDEAGVLSRISGLFARRGFNIESLAVGPAEQLGVSRITMVVPGDNKIIEQITKQLYKQINVLKVQDLTDSPCVERELMLLKVNAPAQSRSEIIELANIFRSRVVDVAEDSLTLEVVGDPGKMVAIVQVLQKFGIREIARTGKIALTRESGVNTELLKSLEAKLA from the coding sequence ATGAAACATACCCTTTCTGTACTGGTAGAAGATGAAGCTGGAGTCTTAAGTCGCATTTCTGGTTTGTTTGCTCGTCGCGGCTTTAACATCGAAAGTCTAGCCGTCGGGCCAGCCGAACAGCTTGGAGTCTCTCGGATTACTATGGTTGTACCTGGAGATAACAAAATTATCGAACAAATAACCAAACAACTCTACAAACAAATTAATGTCCTCAAAGTACAAGACTTAACGGACAGCCCCTGTGTAGAACGGGAATTAATGTTGCTCAAAGTTAATGCTCCGGCTCAAAGTCGCTCGGAAATTATTGAGTTAGCCAATATTTTCCGCTCCCGTGTCGTGGATGTAGCGGAAGATTCTCTAACCTTGGAAGTTGTCGGAGACCCGGGAAAAATGGTCGCCATTGTCCAAGTGCTGCAAAAATTTGGCATTCGGGAAATTGCCCGCACCGGTAAAATTGCCCTCACCCGTGAATCTGGGGTGAATACAGAATTGCTCAAATCTCTAGAAGCTAAATTAGCTTAA
- a CDS encoding carbon dioxide-concentrating mechanism protein CcmK: MGQQAVGAIETKGFPGILAAADAMVKAGRITLVGYIRVGSARFTVNIRGDVSEVKTAMDAGIDAVEKAYGATLESWVIIPRPHENVVAVLPIDYNDNVESYRRAVEGDTPRPSLTVGG; the protein is encoded by the coding sequence ATGGGACAGCAAGCTGTTGGAGCGATTGAAACTAAAGGGTTCCCAGGTATTTTGGCTGCTGCTGACGCAATGGTAAAAGCGGGACGGATTACCTTAGTCGGCTATATTCGCGTTGGGAGCGCTCGATTTACCGTAAATATCCGGGGAGATGTTTCTGAGGTCAAAACGGCGATGGATGCAGGAATAGACGCTGTAGAGAAGGCTTACGGCGCGACCCTAGAATCCTGGGTGATCATCCCCCGTCCCCACGAGAACGTAGTTGCTGTCCTCCCGATTGATTACAACGATAATGTAGAGTCCTATCGCAGAGCTGTTGAAGGGGATACACCACGACCTTCATTAACGGTGGGTGGATAA
- a CDS encoding carbon dioxide-concentrating mechanism protein CcmK, producing MPEAVGVIQTLGFPSILAAADSMVKAARVTLVYFDRAESGNFVIAIRGGTSEVVPAMEVGIQEAEKVYGGKVMMHYIVPNPPENVQAVLPIDYTEVSEPFR from the coding sequence GTGCCTGAAGCTGTTGGTGTCATCCAAACCCTAGGATTTCCTTCCATTCTCGCTGCTGCTGATTCCATGGTTAAAGCAGCACGAGTAACCCTAGTCTATTTCGACCGTGCCGAAAGTGGCAACTTTGTCATAGCGATTCGTGGGGGGACATCTGAAGTTGTGCCAGCAATGGAAGTGGGCATTCAGGAAGCGGAAAAAGTCTACGGAGGCAAAGTGATGATGCACTACATTGTCCCCAATCCCCCCGAAAATGTCCAAGCCGTACTTCCCATCGACTACACGGAAGTCAGTGAACCCTTTCGCTAG
- a CDS encoding TldD/PmbA family protein has product MNTDIKNLLSDLIKRYRSQVDFLAIRLEEAEATDILLRGNKVETLSEGISLGGQVRACYKGGWGMSSFNQLGVLSKRIEEAIASARLVGQEETILAPIPIIEDSQVLPLGGTHPREIPLIEKKELCDRYADILHSTNPQVATTSVRYGDCCQRIILITSEGTLIEQSWVDLEMRFAATARQGSTVQTGRETTGSRNGYEDLTQLDNQVRSAAQRAVNALSHPPIKGNTYTVVIDPILTGLFVHEAFGHLSEADMAYENPDILEVMTLGRKFGPDNLQILDGGAPQGHRGSYFYDDEGTPATTTQLIKDGVLAGRLHSRETAGKLGEEPTGNARCLNYHYPPLVRMTNTWIERGETPVSDLFSGIQEGVYAKNWRGGMTNGEMFTFGAGEAWMIRNGKIAEPVRDVTLSGNVFSTLADIEGIGDDFYWDESGGCGKGGQNGLAVGCGGPSLRIQNVVVGGEAENE; this is encoded by the coding sequence ATGAATACGGATATTAAAAATCTGCTCTCGGATTTAATCAAACGCTATCGCTCTCAAGTTGATTTCCTTGCTATCCGTCTGGAAGAAGCAGAAGCAACCGATATCTTGCTGCGGGGGAATAAAGTAGAAACCCTCAGCGAAGGCATTTCCCTAGGGGGACAAGTACGTGCTTGTTACAAAGGCGGTTGGGGAATGAGTAGCTTTAACCAACTGGGGGTATTGTCGAAGCGGATAGAAGAAGCGATCGCCTCTGCGCGGTTGGTGGGACAAGAAGAAACCATTCTAGCGCCGATTCCCATTATCGAAGATAGTCAGGTCTTGCCCCTGGGGGGAACCCATCCCAGGGAGATTCCCCTAATCGAGAAAAAGGAATTGTGCGATCGCTACGCCGACATTCTCCACAGTACCAATCCTCAAGTAGCCACAACCTCTGTACGCTACGGAGACTGCTGTCAGCGGATTATCTTGATCACCTCTGAAGGAACGCTCATTGAGCAATCCTGGGTCGATTTAGAGATGCGCTTTGCCGCCACCGCTCGTCAGGGTTCCACTGTACAAACCGGACGGGAAACCACCGGATCGCGCAATGGGTACGAAGATTTAACCCAACTCGATAACCAAGTGCGATCGGCTGCCCAGCGTGCCGTTAATGCCCTCTCCCATCCTCCCATTAAAGGCAATACCTACACCGTCGTCATCGATCCAATTTTAACCGGATTATTTGTCCATGAAGCCTTTGGTCACCTTTCAGAAGCCGATATGGCCTATGAAAACCCCGATATCCTGGAAGTGATGACCCTAGGGCGCAAATTTGGCCCGGACAACCTGCAAATTCTGGATGGTGGAGCACCACAAGGTCACCGAGGCAGTTATTTCTATGATGATGAAGGAACCCCAGCCACAACCACCCAACTGATCAAAGATGGGGTATTAGCTGGCCGTCTGCATTCGCGGGAAACCGCCGGCAAACTGGGAGAGGAACCTACAGGGAATGCTCGTTGCCTCAATTATCATTATCCTCCCTTGGTACGAATGACCAATACCTGGATTGAGCGGGGGGAAACTCCTGTCAGCGATTTGTTTAGCGGTATTCAAGAAGGGGTTTACGCTAAAAACTGGCGAGGGGGAATGACCAATGGAGAAATGTTTACCTTTGGGGCAGGAGAAGCTTGGATGATTCGCAATGGGAAAATTGCTGAACCAGTACGAGATGTGACCCTTTCCGGCAATGTGTTTAGTACCTTAGCCGATATTGAGGGGATCGGTGACGATTTTTACTGGGATGAGTCCGGCGGTTGTGGCAAAGGGGGACAAAATGGGTTGGCTGTCGGCTGTGGCGGCCCCTCCTTACGCATCCAGAATGTAGTGGTGGGGGGAGAAGCAGAGAATGAGTAA
- the infC gene encoding translation initiation factor IF-3: MVLSLEKRKTPVVDKKRNRDLPQINERIQYPKVRVIDGENKQLGILSLKEALKLAQQEEQDLVLVSDKADPPVCRIQDYGKFKFEQEKKAREAKKKQHTSDVKEVKMRYKIEEHDYNVRLKNARKFLQKGDKVKATINFKGREAQHSDLAEGLLKRLAKDLEEEAEIQQEPKREGRNMMMLLSPKKQS, from the coding sequence ATTGTTCTATCCCTAGAAAAACGAAAAACGCCTGTGGTTGACAAGAAAAGAAATCGCGATCTACCCCAAATTAACGAACGGATTCAATATCCCAAGGTTCGAGTCATTGATGGTGAGAACAAACAACTTGGCATTCTATCGCTCAAAGAGGCCCTAAAGCTTGCACAACAAGAAGAACAAGACCTGGTTCTAGTCAGCGATAAAGCCGATCCCCCGGTATGCCGAATTCAGGACTACGGAAAATTTAAGTTTGAGCAAGAAAAGAAAGCCCGCGAAGCTAAGAAAAAACAGCACACCTCTGATGTTAAAGAAGTGAAAATGCGTTATAAAATTGAGGAACATGATTACAATGTGCGCCTCAAGAACGCCAGGAAGTTTCTCCAGAAAGGAGATAAAGTTAAAGCAACAATTAACTTTAAAGGGCGGGAAGCCCAGCATAGCGATTTGGCAGAAGGGTTGCTCAAACGCTTGGCCAAAGATCTAGAAGAAGAAGCCGAAATACAGCAAGAACCGAAGCGGGAAGGGCGCAATATGATGATGCTTCTCTCGCCGAAAAAACAGTCATAA